The DNA window CCCTGCTTTCAAGCACCTGAACGCTGTCCACATTGGCAAGCGCCACAGCCGCATCATTCTGGATTCCGCTCAGTGAATCAGCCAGAATCTGAGCCCTGCGCCGCGTTTCCTCCCCTCCGTCCGAGCTGAACATGGCAAGAACAGTGGGTACGCCGAATTTCTCAGCCACTGTGAGCCAGAAACGGAAACCCGCTTTCTTGAACATCCACGGCCAGTAGCATTTGGAAAGAACCGGGCTGCCGTAAGGATTTTCATTTCTGGGCATGTGTCTGTGAATGATGAACTTGTACTGCTCATCCAATGACACGCTCCTGCCGCCGTCCGTCATAAAAAGATTTCCTTCGGAATCAAAGGCGAACCTTGCCGGGTTACGGTTCAGAAGTCTGTCCGCCAGCCAGTGTGCTCCGTCCTTTTTCCACACTATTTCAGTGACAGAGAAACCGTACTCCACTGCGGAAAGCATCTCCTCCAGTTCCTGAAGGAAATTAGGCATGGCTTTGAGATTTTTCCTCACAAATTCCGCCGCTTTGGAGGCCTCTTTAGTGGAATCCGCCGGAATTATGCTCCATTCATATGCCAGAACACCGTGCCTCAGCTGCTCCAGCTTCGCAGATATATGCGCATCGGTGAGCATTTCATCAAAAACCGACAGTCTCAGACCGTTCTTTGATAAAATTATGTCCGGATTCGGCATAAAATTTAAAAATGCTGAAAACTCCGCTGCCGCAGAAATATTTTTTGTAAGATTATTCATATGTTTCCCCCCTTTAATATCCTCTGAATATTGAACCCGCCTGTCTCAGTGTGCCGGAGTGCGCTCCTTCGGGCATAGCCCTTGCCCCCCCTTCGCTCAATGCCTGAGTCATAGCATCAACCATATCGTCATGCCTGCCGAAGGGAAAGGACGCTGCCTCCTCAACCAGCTCCGCAGAGAAAGCCTTATCC is part of the Geovibrio ferrireducens genome and encodes:
- a CDS encoding phage portal protein family protein, producing the protein MNNLTKNISAAAEFSAFLNFMPNPDIILSKNGLRLSVFDEMLTDAHISAKLEQLRHGVLAYEWSIIPADSTKEASKAAEFVRKNLKAMPNFLQELEEMLSAVEYGFSVTEIVWKKDGAHWLADRLLNRNPARFAFDSEGNLFMTDGGRSVSLDEQYKFIIHRHMPRNENPYGSPVLSKCYWPWMFKKAGFRFWLTVAEKFGVPTVLAMFSSDGGEETRRRAQILADSLSGIQNDAAVALANVDSVQVLESRGSSDDFAKLIEVCNAEISKAVTGEILTSDTGSGASYALAREHSKTFGIKAAKTAASLADTVSSTLVRWIAELNFGSRCKLPSFVFEEKEYADWATIREAAQAGMDVDFAEAARRFGIPLK